A stretch of Arachis hypogaea cultivar Tifrunner chromosome 15, arahy.Tifrunner.gnm2.J5K5, whole genome shotgun sequence DNA encodes these proteins:
- the LOC140179368 gene encoding uncharacterized protein, with amino-acid sequence MISGGFAGGGLTKSSRKRHMKEVYQVRSEGPNLPTISFTKEDGQGIVPGQDDPVVIIMILANAHLHRTLVDQGSSADILFKPAFDKLGLDEKELRAYPDTLFGLGDTPIKPLGFISLHTTFGKGVKSKTLSVDFIVVDVASAYNALIGRTTLNRLGAVVSTPIFV; translated from the coding sequence ATGATATCAGGAGGGTTTGCTGGAGGAGGGCTGACCAAATCATCTCGAAAAAGGCATATGAAGGAAGTCTACCAAGTCAGGAGTGAAGGGCCCAACCTCCCAACTATCTCATTCACCAAGGAAGATGGACAAGGCATTGTGCCTGGACAAGATGACCCAGTAGTAATCATTATGATTCTCGCAAACGCTCATCTACATAGAACtttggtggaccaaggaagctcggcggacatcctgTTCAAACCAGCATTTGACAAGCTGGGATTGGACGAGAaggagttaagagcctaccctgACACTCTCTTTGGGTTAGGGGACACTCCCATTAAACCACTGGGCTTCATTTCTctacacactacttttggaaaGGGGGTGAAATCCAAGACCTTAAGCGTCGACTTCATCGTCGTCGATGTAGCTTCTGCCTATAACGCCTTAATAGGCAGAACAACTCTAAATCGGCTTGGAGCAGTGGTTTCTACCCCCATATTTGTATGA
- the LOC112750892 gene encoding uncharacterized protein, which translates to MLSSSTSRITFIFRYSLLQIPNFVSFPSSSSLHSHSEPPSTRQVDEAVDSFTRMLSMRRTPPIIQFNQILGSLSKTKHFHAAVSLFQQLQARGIAPSIVTLNILINCCCGMGRMTLAFSVLAKIFRMDYQPDTVTLNTLVKGLCLCGNVEKAMHFHDRVLAHGFHFNEVTYGTLINGLCKTGHTSAAIQVLRRIPRHGIVPNVFMYNSIIDSLCKDTLVSQAFHLFSEMLAKGISPDVITYSSLIFGLCLEGQYKEAIDLLSDMVLRNITPNVRTYSILIDGLCKEGKIKDAKSVLAVMAKHGVKPDVVTYTSLMDGYCLVNQVNKAKYIFNTMAQIRVSPNVQSYSIMINGLCKSKRVDEALNLFEEMRRKYLVPNTVTYNTLIDGLSKSKRISCALELLVKMHERGPPADVVTYNSLLDGMFNIKQVDEALMLFKQMKESGIDPDIFTYNVLIDGLCKGGRLIVAKEIFQDLSVKGYPPNVRTYTIMINGLCREGLFEEALALLSEMEHNSCLPNAVTFETVIRALFEKDENDMAEKLLREMVARGLLN; encoded by the coding sequence ATGTTGTCATCCTCAACCTCAAGGATCACTTTCATTTTTAGGTATTCTCTTCTCCAAATCCCTAATTTTGTTTCTTTCCCTTCCTCTTCATCCCTTCACTCTCATTCTGAGCCCCCATCCACTCGCCAAGTTGATGAAGCTGTTGATTCCTTCACTCGCATGCTCTCTATGCGTCGTACTCCTCCCATCATCCAATTTAACCAGATTTTGGGTTCCCTTTCCAAGACGAAGCATTTCCACGCCGCCGTCTCCCTTTTTCAGCAATTGCAAGCCAGGGGAATTGCGCCCAGCATAGTCACTTTGAATATCTTAATCAATTGTTGCTGCGGCATGGGTCGTATGACGCTTGCTTTCTCTGTGTTGGCCAAGATTTTCAGAATGGATTATCAACCTGATACGGTAACATTGAATACACTCGTTAAAGGTCTCTGTCTCTGTGGTAATGTTGAAAAAGCAATGCACTTTCATGACAGAGTGCTGGCTCATGGAtttcactttaatgaagtcactTATGGGACCTTAATTAATGGGCTCTGTAAGACGGGGCACACATCAGCTGCTATTCAAGTGCTGAGAAGGATCCCACGGCATGGGATTGTTCCTAATGTCTTCATGTACAACTCAATTATTGATAGCCTCTGCAAGGATACACTTGTAAGTCAGGCTTTTCATTTATTCTCTGAAATGCTTGCTAAGGGAATTTCTCCCGATGTTATCACATACAGTTCTCTCATTTTTGGATTGTGTCTTGAGGGTCAATATAAGGAAGCCATTGATTTGTTAAGTGATATGGTGCTTAGAAACATTACTCCAAATGTTCGTACCTATAGTATTTTGATCGATGGGCTATGCAAGGAAGGAAAGATCAAAGATGCTAAGAGTGTATTGGCTGTAATGGCAAAACATGGTGTGAAACCAGATGTAGTTACTTATACCAGCTTAATGGATGGATATTGTTTGGTTAATCAGGTAAATAAGGCAAAATATATATTCAACACAATGGCCCAAATTAGAGTGTCACCCAATGTTCAAAGTTACAGTATCATGATTAATGGCTTGTGCAAAAGTAAAAGGGTCGATGAAGCCTTGAATCTCTTTGAAGAAATGCGTCGTAAGTACTTGGTTCCAAACACGGTAACTTACAACACTCTTATTGATGGCttgagcaaatcaaagagaatctCTTGTGCTTTGGAGCTTCTTGTCAAGATGCACGAAAGAGGTCCACCTGCTGATGTAGTCACTTACAATTCCTTGTTGGATGGGAtgttcaatatcaaacaagttgaCGAGGCACTTATGTTATTCAAGCAAATGAAAGAGAGTGGCATTGATCCAGATATATTCACGTATAATGTACTTATTGATGGCCTATGCAAAGGTGGAAGACTTATTGTTGCAAAAGAGATTTTTCAAGATCTTTCCGTGAAAGGCTATCCTCCAAATGTGAGGACATACACTATTATGATCAATGGGCTCTGCAGAGAGGGCTTGTTTGAAGAAGCATTGGCCCTGCTGTCGGAAATGGAACACAATAGTTGCTTACCAAATGCTGTGACTTTTGAAACTGTTATTCGTGCtttgtttgaaaaagatgagaatgaCATGGCGGAGAAACTTCTTCGGGAAATGGTTGCTAGAGGCTTATTGAATTGA